Proteins from a single region of Scylla paramamosain isolate STU-SP2022 chromosome 13, ASM3559412v1, whole genome shotgun sequence:
- the LOC135106596 gene encoding trehalase-like isoform X1: MKSCIPRMKYYHARVSVWWFLVMGAGCFGGTGRLASPDLDVVSVGGTAVENCEIFCNTKILHYVQRARVYNDSKVFVDLKLKGSQEEVENQFFALLKVTNNDPNKEDVEKFLDENFDPQDSEFEVWSPSDWKSEPSFIHTIYDQSLRKWALSVNEIWKSLGRKVSTDVRDNASQYSQIYVPNPFIVPGGRFTELYYWDSYWIVEGLLLSEMMDTARGMIENFLYLVSKYGYVPNGTRKYYLGRSQPPFLISMMDLYWKRTRDIKFLKESLGILEKEYSFWQESRSVTVTLDDRDYMLYQYRVNTTYARPESYFEDEELVEGTSDKEKFRIYSGLKSAAESGWDFSSRWFLADGKRSKSLRDINPMIIAPVCLNSLMGLNARLLAEFHEVLGNEVQRDMYRKHADESNITMSRVFWSDRDGIWLDYNLETGELIPGFYPSNLMPLWTESYGKERSPEFVIEQAIAYLERHNITAYPGGIPTSLMSTGQQWDLPLGWAPLQYMVVLGLEKAGRYNTEANDLALAIAKQWVLNVYQSYYNLTPHAILEKYNVVDVEGGAAHAGEYKTQEGFGWTNAVILKFLSMYGHQIRTRDVYDPVPLSLGLLLMVVCAVSVMSYVRRVHTCGKLLRDVESPS, translated from the coding sequence atgaagaGCTGCATTCCAAGGATGAAGTACTACCATGCTAGAGTGTCTGTGTGGTGGTTCTTGGTGATGGGAGCTGGCTGCTTTGGAGGGACCGGGCGTTTGGCCAGCCCTGACCTCGATGTTGTAAGTGTGGGAGGCACAGCTGTGGAAAATTGTGAGATATTCTGTAATACTAAGATCCTTCATTATGTGCAGCGGGCAAGAGTCTATAATGACAGTAAAGTCTTTGTTGATCTAAAACTCAAGGGATCACAAGAAGAGGTTGAGAACCAGTTCTTTGCACTTCTGAAGGTGACCAATAATGATCCAAATAAGGAAGATGTAGAAAAGTTTCTTGATGAAAATTTTGATCCCCAAGATTCAGAATTTGAGGTGTGGTCCCCCAGTGATTGGAAATCAGAGCCAAGCTTTATCCACACTATATATGACCAGTCCTTGAGGAAATGGGCCCTGAGTGTAAATGAGATCTGGAAGTCTTTGGGCCGCAAGGTGTCCACTGATGTGCGGGACAATGCCAGCCAGTACTCCCAGATTTATGTGCCCAACCCCTTCATTGTCCCAGGTGGAAGATTTACTGAGCTGTATTACTGGGACTCCTACTGGATTGTGGAGGGATTGCTACTGTCAGAGATGATGGACACAGCCAGAGGTATGATTGAGAACTTCCTGTACCTGGTTAGCAAATATGGTTATGTCCCTAATGGCACGAGAAAGTACTATCTTGGGAGATCACAGCCTCCTTTTTTGATCTCCATGATGGACCTGTACTGGAAGAGGACCAGGGATATCAAATTCTTGAAGGAATCGCTTGGTATACTGGAGAAGGAATATAGCTTTTGGCAGGAGAGTCGTTCCGTTACAGTCACATTGGATGACCGAGATTATATGCTCTACCAGTACCGGGTTAACACGACCTATGCCCGGCCAGAATCTTACTTTGAGGACGAAGAACTTGTTGAGGGCACTTCTGATAAAGAGAAGTTCAGAATATACTCTGGCCTAAAATCAGCAGCCGAGAGTGGGTGGGACTTTTCCTCCCGTTGGTTTCTGGCTGATGGGAAACGCAGCAAAAGCCTCCGAGATATCAACCCAATGATAATTGCCCCTGTGTGCTTGAACAGCCTCATGGGTCTCAATGCACGGCTTCTCGCTGAGTTTCACGAGGTGCTTGGGAACGAGGTGCAACGTGACATGTACCGCAAGCATGCTGATGAGAGCAACATCACTATGAGCCGTGTGTTCTGGAGTGACCGGGACGGGATCTGGCTGGACTACAACCTGGAGACTGGTGAGCTCATCCCAGGGTTCTATCCATCCAACCTCATGCCTCTGTGGACTGAATCATATGGCAAGGAGAGGTCACCTGAGTTTGTCATTGAGCAAGCCATTGCATACCTTGAGCGGCACAACATCACAGCTTACCCTGGTGGCATCCCAACCTCCCTGATGAGCACTGGGCAGCAGTGGGACCTGCCACTGGGCTGGGCACCCTTGCAGTATATGGTAGTGCTGGGACTGGAGAAGGCTGGGAGATACAACACAGAAGCAAATGACCTGGCCCTGGCAATTGCTAAACAGTGGGTGCTCAATGTTTACCAGTCGTATTACAACTTGACACCCCATGCCATTCTGGAGAAATATAATGTGGTGGATGTTGAAGGAGGCGCGGCCCACGCTGGGGAGTACAAGACACAGGAAGGCTTCGGGTGGACCAACGCTGTGATCCTTAAGTTCCTGAGCATGTACGGCCACCAGATCAGGACGCGGGATGTGTACGACCCCGTCCCGCTCTCTCTGGGACTCCTGCTGATGGTAGTGTGTGCTGTGTCTGTCATGAGTTATGTTCGTCGGGTGCACACTTGTGGAAAGCTTTTAAGGGATGTTGAGAGTCCCTCTTAA
- the LOC135106596 gene encoding trehalase-like isoform X2, which produces MKSCIPRMKYYHARVSVWWFLVMGAGCFGGTGRLASPDLDVVSVGGTAVENCEIFCNTKILHYVQRARVYNDSKVFVDLKLKGSQEEVENQFFALLKVTNNDPNKEDVEKFLDENFDPQDSEFEVWSPSDWKSEPSFIHTIYDQSLRKWALSVNEIWKSLGRKVSTDVRDNASQYSQIYVPNPFIVPGGRFTELYYWDSYWIVEGLLLSEMMDTARGMIENFLYLVSKYGYVPNGTRKYYLGRSQPPFLISMMDLYWKRTRDIKFLKESLGILEKEYSFWQESRSVTVTLDDRDYMLYQYRVNTTYARPESYFEDEELVEGTSDKEKFRIYSGLKSAAESGWDFSSRWFLADGKRSKSLRDINPMIIAPVCLNSLMGLNARLLAEFHEVLGNEVQRDMYRKHADESNITMSRVFWSDRDGIWLDYNLETGELIPGFYPSNLMPLWTESYGKERSPEFVIEQAIAYLERHNITAYPGGIPTSLMSTGQQWDLPLGWAPLQYMVVLGLEKAGRYNTEANDLALAIAKQWVLNVYQSYYNLTPHAILEKYNVVDVEGGAAHAGEYKTQEGFGWTNAVILKFLSMYGHQIRTRDVYDPVPLSLGLLLMD; this is translated from the coding sequence atgaagaGCTGCATTCCAAGGATGAAGTACTACCATGCTAGAGTGTCTGTGTGGTGGTTCTTGGTGATGGGAGCTGGCTGCTTTGGAGGGACCGGGCGTTTGGCCAGCCCTGACCTCGATGTTGTAAGTGTGGGAGGCACAGCTGTGGAAAATTGTGAGATATTCTGTAATACTAAGATCCTTCATTATGTGCAGCGGGCAAGAGTCTATAATGACAGTAAAGTCTTTGTTGATCTAAAACTCAAGGGATCACAAGAAGAGGTTGAGAACCAGTTCTTTGCACTTCTGAAGGTGACCAATAATGATCCAAATAAGGAAGATGTAGAAAAGTTTCTTGATGAAAATTTTGATCCCCAAGATTCAGAATTTGAGGTGTGGTCCCCCAGTGATTGGAAATCAGAGCCAAGCTTTATCCACACTATATATGACCAGTCCTTGAGGAAATGGGCCCTGAGTGTAAATGAGATCTGGAAGTCTTTGGGCCGCAAGGTGTCCACTGATGTGCGGGACAATGCCAGCCAGTACTCCCAGATTTATGTGCCCAACCCCTTCATTGTCCCAGGTGGAAGATTTACTGAGCTGTATTACTGGGACTCCTACTGGATTGTGGAGGGATTGCTACTGTCAGAGATGATGGACACAGCCAGAGGTATGATTGAGAACTTCCTGTACCTGGTTAGCAAATATGGTTATGTCCCTAATGGCACGAGAAAGTACTATCTTGGGAGATCACAGCCTCCTTTTTTGATCTCCATGATGGACCTGTACTGGAAGAGGACCAGGGATATCAAATTCTTGAAGGAATCGCTTGGTATACTGGAGAAGGAATATAGCTTTTGGCAGGAGAGTCGTTCCGTTACAGTCACATTGGATGACCGAGATTATATGCTCTACCAGTACCGGGTTAACACGACCTATGCCCGGCCAGAATCTTACTTTGAGGACGAAGAACTTGTTGAGGGCACTTCTGATAAAGAGAAGTTCAGAATATACTCTGGCCTAAAATCAGCAGCCGAGAGTGGGTGGGACTTTTCCTCCCGTTGGTTTCTGGCTGATGGGAAACGCAGCAAAAGCCTCCGAGATATCAACCCAATGATAATTGCCCCTGTGTGCTTGAACAGCCTCATGGGTCTCAATGCACGGCTTCTCGCTGAGTTTCACGAGGTGCTTGGGAACGAGGTGCAACGTGACATGTACCGCAAGCATGCTGATGAGAGCAACATCACTATGAGCCGTGTGTTCTGGAGTGACCGGGACGGGATCTGGCTGGACTACAACCTGGAGACTGGTGAGCTCATCCCAGGGTTCTATCCATCCAACCTCATGCCTCTGTGGACTGAATCATATGGCAAGGAGAGGTCACCTGAGTTTGTCATTGAGCAAGCCATTGCATACCTTGAGCGGCACAACATCACAGCTTACCCTGGTGGCATCCCAACCTCCCTGATGAGCACTGGGCAGCAGTGGGACCTGCCACTGGGCTGGGCACCCTTGCAGTATATGGTAGTGCTGGGACTGGAGAAGGCTGGGAGATACAACACAGAAGCAAATGACCTGGCCCTGGCAATTGCTAAACAGTGGGTGCTCAATGTTTACCAGTCGTATTACAACTTGACACCCCATGCCATTCTGGAGAAATATAATGTGGTGGATGTTGAAGGAGGCGCGGCCCACGCTGGGGAGTACAAGACACAGGAAGGCTTCGGGTGGACCAACGCTGTGATCCTTAAGTTCCTGAGCATGTACGGCCACCAGATCAGGACGCGGGATGTGTACGACCCCGTCCCGCTCTCTCTGGGACTCCTGCTGATG
- the LOC135106597 gene encoding annexin B9-like has protein sequence MSEENRPTIRTRVPLAVAAEVETLRKAMKGMGTDEAAIIRVLTGCSCNQRQVIAEQYHKTHDRDLLKDLKKELSGEFENVVLALMTRSSDFLAKELEHAVELKNGEAIVQILFTCETPEVRAIKTAFRNYDDDTLVQELKDELKKGVFLDVVVATVTGHRGEGFCEEVSKNVAKAIFQGEHGVNKEEVVKAFSSLSFKQLKGVFVEYYKLAERTLGEAFDLVYKGEEKTNMHALFQCLNNRHGYLASALRKALAGPGTKDRDLIRLIVSRAEVDLLNIKEEYFKMYSKTLESDIKGDTSGDYRKMLLALLEPNY, from the exons ATGAGTGAA GAGAATCGTCCCACCATCAGGACCCGGGTGCCGCTGGCGGTGGCAGCTGAGGTGGAGACTCTGCGGAAGGCAATGAAGGGCATGGGTACTGACGAGGCGGCCATCATCAGGGTGCTGACCGGCTGTTCCTGCAACCAGCGGCAAGTCATCGCCGAGCAGTACCACAAAACACACGATAGG GACCTCCTTAAGGACCTAAAGAAGGAGCTGTCAGGGGAGTTTGAGAACGTTGTCTTGGCCTTGATGACGCGCAGCAGTGATTTTCTGGCCAAGGAACTCGAACATGCTGTTGAACTTAAAAACGGCGAGGCAATTGTGCAGATCCTGTTCACCTGCGAGACCCCAGAAGTGAG AGCGATCAAAACCGCCTTCAGGAATTATGACGACGACACCCTGGTGCAGGAGCTGAAGGACGAGCTGAAGAAGGGAGTGTTTTTAGACGTGGTGGTTGCGACGGTGACTGGACATCGAGGTGAAGGATTCTGTGAGGAAGTCAGCAAGAATGTTGCCAAGGCGATCTTCCAAGGGG AGCACGGGGTCAACAAGGAGGAAGTAGTGAAGGCCTTCTCCAGCCTCTCCTTCAAGCAGCTCAAGGGCGTCTTCGTGGAGTATTACAAGCTAGCGGAGAGGACCCTGGGAGAGGCTTTTGATCTTGTGTATAAGGGCGAGGAGAAGACCAACATGCACGCTTTGT TCCAATGTCTCAACAACCGCCACGGGTACCTCGCCTCGGCACTGCGCAAGGCACTGGCTGGGCCTGGGACGAAGGACCGGGATCTGATTCGCTTGATTGTGTCCCGCGCCGAGGTGGATCTTCTGAACATCAAGGAAGAATACTTCAAAATGTACAGCAAGACCCTCGAGAGTGATATCAAG GGAGACACATCGGGAGATTACAGAAAGATGCTGCTCGCCCTCCTGGAACCCAACTACTGA